The region CGGCCTCAGGCCTTGGAACGGTTCGACAACCCCCTGGATCGGTTGGATGAGTGAAGCAGGGTGCGGAGCCCATGAACGGGTTTTGATCGCTGCCGGACACTTTCGTCATGGCCTGCAGATGTCTCCGGCCACCGCCCAACTGGCCCGACAGTTGATCCTGCAGCAACCGACAGCCATCAGTTTACCTCCCATCTCTCCGGAACTGGCCTTAGCTCAGCCGGCATAGTCAGGCCATCGAGGATACGGCATGAGAGCAGTCGTTCAACGAGTGACAGAAGCCCGTGTCAAAGTGGCGGGCAAGATCGTGGGCGAGATTGGCCGTGGTCTGATGGTGCTGATTGGTGTCAGCACGCGTGACACAGAGGCCGACGCGGAATGGTTGGCAGACAAGTTGGTGGGTCTCCGCATCTTTGAAGACGAGGACGGAAAAATGAACCTCGCCTGCACTGAGATCGGGGGAAGTGTTCTGGCTGTCTCTCAATTCACACTTCTGGGAGATGCTCGTCAGGGCCGGCGTCCCAGTTTCACTATGGCCGCCAGACCAGAACTGGCAGAGCCACTTTACGAGCAGGTCGTTTCCATTCTCCGTGATCGAGGGCTTAACGTGCAGACAGGTCAGTTCCGTACGGAAATGAAAGTCGAACTGATCAACGATGGGCCAGTCACCATGCTGCTCGACAGCCAGAAACTTTTTTAAGTTTTGCCGGGCAAGTTCTTCCTGGTCAGCCGCCCGAGTTGCATCGCGACAACTTTCGGGCTGATGAGCAAAACTCCTCATCGATCTTTCGCTTCACCCAGCGATCAACAGGGGAGCATCTCAGAGGAGCCAATCGACGGGTTCAAGCCAGCCGCAAATTCGGTACGACGATTCCCAACTGGATTTCTGGGTCGAAAAGCAACATAACGGACATTATCGGACGTTGCAGTTGGGGGTGTTTTTTGTTGTCTGGCGACACGGAATGGACTGGCTGGCCTGCTAACGAAAACAGACAGCCCGGTGGCGGCTTGCCTTCCGGGCTGTCTGTTCGTGAGGCTTGAAGTTCACTCTGTCTATGAAACAGATTCGCCTCTTATTTGGAATTGCTCACGAGAGTCTGCTCTGCCGTGGGCGCTTCCTGGCTGATCTTGGTTTGGACGACTTCGTCAAACTCGCCAATCTTGCGGAACTTCTGATATCGCTGTTCCAAAAGTTCCGGCCCGCTCAATGGCAAGAGTGCTCGCAGTTGTCGAACGATGGTCGCCTTCAAGTTGGTGGCCATGGCCCGATGATCGCGATGGGCGCCACCCAACGGTTCAGGGATCACTTCATCGACGATCCCGAAACGGAGCAAATCTTTCCCGGTGAACTTGAGTGCCCGGGCGGCCTTATCGGCAAATTTCACATGCTTCCACAGAATCCCCGCACAGCCTTCGGGACTGATCACGGAGTAATAAGCAAACTGAAGGACTGAAACCGTGTTCCCAATGCCAATCCCCAGAGCACCACCAGACCCCCCTTCACCAATCACCACGGAAATGATCGGGACGG is a window of Planctopirus limnophila DSM 3776 DNA encoding:
- the dtd gene encoding D-aminoacyl-tRNA deacylase produces the protein MRAVVQRVTEARVKVAGKIVGEIGRGLMVLIGVSTRDTEADAEWLADKLVGLRIFEDEDGKMNLACTEIGGSVLAVSQFTLLGDARQGRRPSFTMAARPELAEPLYEQVVSILRDRGLNVQTGQFRTEMKVELINDGPVTMLLDSQKLF